A window of Hydrogenophilus thermoluteolus genomic DNA:
CAACGCCAGGGGGCAGATCCGGTTGCCGTTCAAGTGTCACGATGCAGTCCCTTCAGCCATGCGCTTCCGGCCGCATCGCGGGGAAGAGGATCACGTCGCGAATGTTCGGCGAATCGGTGAGCAGCATCACCAGACGGTCGATTCCTACCCCGCAACCGCCCGTGGGGGGAAGGCCATACTCGAGCGCGCGGATATAGTCGGCGTCGAAATACATCGCTTCGTCGTCCCCCGCCTCTTTGGCGCGCACTTGGGCGCGAAAGCGTTCGGCTTGGTCGTCGGGGTCGTTGAGTTCCGAAAAACCATTGGCGATCTCGCGCCCGGCGATGAAGAGTTCGAACCGTTCTGCGATCTCTGGGTTGGTGTCGCTGCGTCGCGCCAGCGGTGAGACTTCAGCGGGGTAGTCGACGATGAAGGTGGGGTCGAAGAGTTCGCTTTCGGTGGTCTCTTCGAAAAGCGCCAGTTGCAGCGCGCCCACCCCTTGCTCGGGGCGGGTTTCGACTCCCAATTCGTGGAGTTTTGCGCGTAACCAGTCGGGGTCGTTGAGCTGAGCCAGCGACCAACCGGGATGGACGTGGTGAATGGCTTCGACGATCGTCATGCGCGCAAAGGGGCGAGAAAGGTCGAGGGTGCGCCCCTGATAGACGAACGTTTCGCTGCCGAGTGCCACCCGCGCGGCGTGGCGCAGCAACCCTTCGGTAAAGTCCATGATTTTGCGGTAGTCGGCGTACGCTTCGTAGAACTCCATCATCGTGAATTCCGGGTTGTGGCGCGGGCTCAACCCTTCGTTGCGGAAGTTGCGGTTGATTTCGAAGACCTTCTCGAAGCCGCCCACGACCAACCGTTTGAGGTAGAGCTCTGGCGCGATGCGCAGGTACATCGCCATATCGAGCGCGTTGTGGTGGGTGACGAACGGGCGCGCGTTCGCGCCACCGGGGATCGGGTGGAGCATCGGT
This region includes:
- the lysS gene encoding lysine--tRNA ligase, producing MNESTAQHELNTVMEERRRKLAALREQGIAYPNDFERLHYAAKLAEAYEEKSQEELEQLRVSAVVAGRIMLKRVMGKASFITLQDMSGRIQVYVARDSVGADCYADFKHWDIGDIVGVSGTLFKTRTGELTIHAESIRLLTKNLRPLPDKYHGIADQELKYRQRYVDLIMSEETRLRFVARSRLIQAIRNYMVEYGFLEVETPMLHPIPGGANARPFVTHHNALDMAMYLRIAPELYLKRLVVGGFEKVFEINRNFRNEGLSPRHNPEFTMMEFYEAYADYRKIMDFTEGLLRHAARVALGSETFVYQGRTLDLSRPFARMTIVEAIHHVHPGWSLAQLNDPDWLRAKLHELGVETRPEQGVGALQLALFEETTESELFDPTFIVDYPAEVSPLARRSDTNPEIAERFELFIAGREIANGFSELNDPDDQAERFRAQVRAKEAGDDEAMYFDADYIRALEYGLPPTGGCGVGIDRLVMLLTDSPNIRDVILFPAMRPEAHG